The Actinomyces sp. oral taxon 414 genome has a segment encoding these proteins:
- the secY gene encoding preprotein translocase subunit SecY, with protein sequence MLSAFMQAFKTPDLRRKLLFTLGIMALFRLGSVLPTPGVSLANVQKCMSQQNQEDPGLLNLIDIFSGGALLQLSVFALGIMPYITASIIIQLLRVVIPRFEDLHKEGQSGTAKLTEYTRYLTIGLGVLQSSAIVATASTQRPFGMTQCPDPLVPNASAPAMALMIVTMTAGTGLIMWLGELITDRGIGNGMSLLIFTSIVARMPRNLLSIFGGAGAAKFFAVVAIILVATIAVVFIEQATRRIPVQYAKRMVGRRQYGGSTTYIPIKINTAGVIPVIFASSILSMPQLFAQFSNSNAGWVQWIANNLRQTDTFYLVAYGLLILFFTFFYTAITFNPEEIADNMKKYGGFIPGIRAGEPTVRYLSYVINRVTVAGSVYLVILALLPTIAVLWLGLSASLPFGGTTILIMVGVGLQTVKEINSQLQQRHYEGFLS encoded by the coding sequence GTGCTCAGCGCGTTCATGCAGGCCTTCAAGACGCCTGACCTTCGGAGGAAGCTGCTCTTCACCCTGGGCATTATGGCCCTGTTCCGCCTCGGGTCCGTGCTGCCGACCCCGGGCGTCTCCCTCGCCAATGTCCAGAAGTGCATGAGCCAGCAGAACCAGGAGGACCCCGGTCTGCTCAACCTCATCGACATCTTCTCCGGCGGCGCCCTGCTCCAGTTGAGCGTCTTCGCCCTGGGGATCATGCCCTACATCACGGCCTCCATCATTATCCAGCTGCTGCGCGTGGTCATCCCGCGCTTCGAGGATCTGCACAAGGAGGGCCAGTCCGGCACCGCCAAGCTCACCGAGTACACCCGCTACCTGACCATCGGTCTGGGAGTGCTCCAGTCCTCGGCGATCGTGGCCACCGCCTCCACCCAGCGGCCCTTCGGCATGACGCAGTGCCCGGACCCGCTGGTCCCCAACGCCTCTGCCCCGGCCATGGCCCTCATGATCGTCACCATGACCGCGGGCACCGGCTTGATCATGTGGCTCGGCGAGCTCATCACCGACAGGGGCATCGGCAACGGCATGTCCCTGCTCATCTTCACCTCCATCGTCGCGCGCATGCCCAGGAACCTGCTGTCCATCTTCGGCGGCGCGGGGGCCGCCAAGTTCTTCGCGGTCGTCGCCATCATCCTCGTGGCCACCATCGCCGTCGTCTTCATTGAGCAGGCCACCCGGCGCATCCCGGTGCAGTACGCCAAGCGCATGGTGGGCAGGCGCCAGTACGGCGGCTCGACCACCTACATCCCCATTAAGATCAACACCGCGGGCGTCATCCCCGTCATCTTCGCCTCCTCGATCCTGTCCATGCCCCAGCTCTTCGCCCAGTTCTCCAACTCCAACGCGGGCTGGGTGCAGTGGATCGCGAACAACCTCAGGCAGACCGACACCTTCTACCTGGTGGCCTACGGCCTGCTCATCCTCTTCTTCACCTTCTTCTACACGGCCATCACCTTCAATCCGGAGGAGATCGCCGACAATATGAAGAAGTACGGCGGTTTCATCCCCGGCATCCGCGCCGGGGAGCCGACCGTGCGCTACCTCTCCTACGTCATCAACCGCGTGACGGTGGCCGGCTCGGTCTACCTCGTGATCCTGGCCCTGCTGCCCACCATCGCCGTCCTGTGGCTCGGCCTGTCCGCGAGCCTGCCCTTCGGCGGCACGACGATCCTCATTATGGTCGGCGTGGGCCTTCAGACGGTCAAGGAGATCAACTCTCAGCTTCAGCAGCGCCACTACGAAGGGTTCCTCTCATGA
- the infA gene encoding translation initiation factor IF-1 codes for MAKKDGVIEVEGSVVEALPNAMFRVELSNGHVVLAHISGKMRQHYIRILPEDRVVVELSPYDLSRGRIVYRYK; via the coding sequence ATGGCCAAGAAGGACGGCGTCATCGAGGTCGAGGGATCGGTCGTCGAGGCCCTTCCGAATGCGATGTTCCGGGTGGAGCTGAGCAACGGGCACGTCGTGCTCGCGCACATCTCCGGCAAGATGCGGCAGCACTACATCCGCATCCTCCCCGAGGACCGCGTAGTCGTGGAGCTGAGCCCCTACGACCTGTCCCGCGGTCGCATCGTCTACCGGTACAAGTGA
- a CDS encoding CHAP domain-containing protein, with protein sequence MSMLLSRRGILSAAALAALAGAGAPLVSSPAAAATGDDLYYIKTSATGQGMVEVHALSGASGYQEFTRHAVTVLAEGERDNGTFQMVGEDLYYIKTSATGQGMVEVHALSGASGYQEFTRHAVTVLAEGERDNGTFQMVGEDLYYIKTSATGQGMVEVHALSGASGYQEFTRHAVTVLAEGERDNGTFQMVGEDLYYIKTSATGQGMVEVHALSGASGYQEFTRHAVTVLAEGERDNGTFQMVGEDLYYIKTSATGQGMVEVHALSGASGYQEFTRHAVTVLAEGERDNGTFWIPGLGTATPRSVPTGRLNASILAAAQAYGDGAYGGQCAVWVQTVIRAAGGTPVYLENFPWGYNDSWDRICTEVVGWANVQPGDICQWVYPTISSAHTAIITAGGDEASAQVIDSNYGYGEQVHRGSFSSRNTGGYYKIWRLD encoded by the coding sequence ATGTCGATGCTTCTCTCCCGCCGAGGCATTCTCTCGGCGGCCGCCCTCGCCGCACTCGCGGGTGCGGGCGCGCCCCTCGTCTCCTCCCCGGCGGCCGCGGCCACAGGGGACGACCTGTACTACATCAAGACGTCGGCGACGGGTCAGGGGATGGTGGAGGTGCACGCCCTGTCGGGGGCGTCCGGCTACCAGGAGTTCACCCGGCACGCGGTGACGGTTCTGGCCGAGGGGGAGCGGGACAACGGGACGTTCCAGATGGTGGGTGAGGACCTGTACTACATCAAGACGTCGGCGACGGGTCAGGGGATGGTGGAGGTGCACGCCCTGTCGGGGGCGTCCGGCTACCAGGAGTTCACCCGGCACGCGGTGACGGTTCTGGCCGAGGGGGAGCGGGACAACGGGACGTTCCAGATGGTGGGTGAGGACCTGTACTACATCAAGACGTCGGCGACGGGTCAGGGGATGGTGGAGGTGCACGCCCTGTCGGGGGCGTCCGGCTACCAGGAGTTCACCCGGCACGCGGTGACGGTTCTGGCCGAGGGGGAGCGGGACAACGGGACGTTCCAGATGGTGGGTGAGGACCTGTACTACATCAAGACGTCGGCGACGGGTCAGGGGATGGTGGAGGTGCACGCCCTGTCGGGGGCGTCCGGCTACCAGGAGTTCACCCGGCACGCGGTGACGGTTCTGGCCGAGGGGGAGCGGGACAACGGGACGTTCCAGATGGTGGGTGAGGACCTGTACTACATCAAGACGTCGGCGACGGGTCAGGGGATGGTGGAGGTGCACGCCCTGTCGGGGGCGTCCGGCTACCAGGAGTTCACCCGGCACGCGGTGACGGTTCTGGCCGAGGGGGAGCGGGACAACGGGACGTTCTGGATCCCGGGTCTCGGCACCGCAACCCCCAGGAGCGTCCCCACGGGCCGACTCAACGCGAGCATCCTCGCCGCGGCGCAGGCGTACGGCGACGGCGCGTACGGCGGTCAGTGCGCCGTCTGGGTCCAAACCGTCATCCGGGCGGCCGGCGGGACGCCCGTCTACCTCGAGAACTTCCCGTGGGGCTACAACGACAGCTGGGACCGGATCTGCACCGAGGTGGTCGGCTGGGCCAACGTCCAGCCCGGTGACATCTGCCAGTGGGTGTACCCGACGATCTCCAGTGCCCACACGGCTATCATCACCGCCGGAGGCGACGAGGCGAGTGCGCAGGTCATCGACTCGAACTACGGATACGGCGAGCAGGTCCACCGGGGCTCCTTCTCCTCTCGGAACACCGGCGGGTACTACAAGATCTGGCGTCTGGACTGA
- the rpsM gene encoding 30S ribosomal protein S13 — protein sequence MARISGVDLPREKRVEVALTYIYGIGRTRADQTLKATGVDPDTRVKDLTEDELIALRTHIDSNYRVEGDLRREVQADIRRKIEIGCYQGLRHRRHLPVHGQRTKTNARTRKGPKRTVAGKKKAK from the coding sequence GTGGCACGCATTTCCGGCGTCGACCTGCCTCGCGAGAAGCGAGTCGAGGTCGCGCTGACCTACATCTACGGGATCGGGCGCACCCGCGCGGATCAGACCCTCAAGGCCACGGGCGTCGACCCCGACACCCGCGTCAAGGACCTGACCGAGGACGAGCTCATCGCCCTGCGCACCCACATCGACTCCAACTACCGGGTGGAGGGCGATCTGCGCCGCGAGGTCCAGGCGGACATCCGCCGCAAGATCGAGATCGGCTGCTACCAGGGCCTGCGCCACCGCCGCCACCTGCCGGTGCACGGCCAGCGCACCAAGACCAATGCGCGCACCCGCAAGGGCCCCAAGCGCACCGTGGCCGGCAAGAAGAAGGCCAAGTAA
- the rpsH gene encoding 30S ribosomal protein S8 encodes MTMTDPIADMLTRLRNANNAYHDVVSMPSSKLKVNIAAMLKAEGYIADYEVTDARVGKTLTLSLKYGANRQRAIQGLRRVSKPGLRVYAKSTNLPKVLGGLGVAILSTSSGLLTDRQAESRGVGGEVLAYVW; translated from the coding sequence ATGACTATGACAGACCCCATCGCAGACATGCTGACCCGTCTGCGCAATGCGAATAACGCCTACCACGACGTCGTCTCCATGCCGTCGAGCAAGCTTAAGGTGAATATCGCCGCCATGCTCAAGGCCGAGGGCTACATCGCCGACTACGAGGTGACCGACGCCAGGGTCGGCAAGACGCTCACGCTGAGCCTCAAGTACGGGGCCAACCGCCAGCGGGCCATCCAGGGCCTCAGGCGCGTGTCCAAGCCCGGCCTGCGCGTCTACGCCAAGTCCACGAACCTGCCCAAGGTCCTGGGCGGCCTGGGGGTGGCCATCCTGTCCACCTCCTCCGGCCTCCTGACGGACCGGCAGGCCGAGTCCAGGGGCGTGGGCGGGGAAGTCCTCGCCTACGTCTGGTGA
- the rplF gene encoding 50S ribosomal protein L6 produces MSRIGRLPVPVPAGVDVTIDGNDVTVKGPKGTLSRTISAPLSVTRQDDGSILVTRPDDERRSRSLHGLSRTLIHNMVVGVTEGYSKRLEIVGTGYRAVQKGTGIELFLGFSHTVVVEAPEGITLKVDGNLKIEVSGISKEQVGEVAANIRKIRPPEPYKGKGVRYAGENVRRKVGKAGNK; encoded by the coding sequence ATGTCTCGCATTGGACGTCTCCCCGTCCCGGTTCCCGCCGGAGTGGACGTGACCATCGACGGCAACGACGTGACGGTCAAGGGCCCCAAGGGCACCCTGTCGCGCACCATTAGCGCGCCGCTGAGCGTGACCCGGCAGGATGACGGCTCCATCCTGGTGACCCGACCCGACGACGAGCGCCGCTCGCGCTCCCTGCACGGCCTGTCGCGCACGCTCATCCACAATATGGTCGTCGGCGTGACCGAGGGCTACTCCAAGCGGCTCGAAATCGTCGGCACCGGTTACCGCGCCGTCCAGAAGGGCACCGGCATCGAGCTGTTCCTCGGCTTCTCCCACACGGTCGTCGTCGAGGCCCCCGAGGGCATCACCCTCAAGGTGGACGGGAACCTCAAGATCGAGGTCTCCGGCATCTCCAAGGAGCAGGTCGGCGAGGTCGCCGCGAACATTCGCAAGATCCGCCCGCCGGAGCCCTACAAGGGCAAGGGCGTGCGCTACGCCGGCGAGAACGTGCGCCGCAAGGTCGGAAAGGCTGGTAACAAGTAA
- the rplX gene encoding 50S ribosomal protein L24, translating into MARIKKGDQVIVIAGKDKGKTGRVLKVLPDVDRVVVEGVQRVTKHTRVGQSAQGARTGGIETVEAPIHASNVMLVDPKTKKRTRVGFRVEEGVRPNGRRRTVRVRYAKKSGEDL; encoded by the coding sequence ATGGCACGCATTAAGAAGGGCGACCAGGTCATTGTCATCGCCGGTAAGGACAAGGGCAAGACCGGTCGCGTCCTCAAGGTCCTGCCCGACGTCGACCGCGTCGTGGTGGAGGGCGTTCAGCGCGTCACCAAGCACACCCGCGTCGGCCAGTCCGCCCAGGGCGCCCGCACCGGCGGTATTGAGACCGTCGAGGCCCCGATCCACGCCTCCAACGTCATGCTCGTCGACCCCAAGACCAAGAAGCGCACCCGCGTGGGCTTCCGCGTCGAGGAGGGCGTGCGCCCCAACGGCCGCAGGCGCACCGTGCGCGTGCGCTACGCCAAGAAGTCCGGGGAGGACCTGTAA
- a CDS encoding type Z 30S ribosomal protein S14, translating to MAKTALIEKANRKPKFGVRAYTRCQRCGRPRSVYRKFGLCRICLREMALGGQLPGVSKSSW from the coding sequence ATGGCGAAGACCGCTCTGATCGAGAAGGCCAACCGCAAGCCGAAGTTCGGCGTCCGCGCCTATACGCGCTGCCAGCGCTGCGGCCGGCCGCGCTCGGTGTACCGCAAGTTCGGCCTGTGCCGCATCTGCCTGCGCGAGATGGCCCTGGGCGGCCAGCTCCCCGGCGTGAGCAAGTCCAGCTGGTAA
- a CDS encoding adenylate kinase: MSARMVLLGPPGAGKGTQAARIGRRLGIPAISTGDIFRAHVAGSTELGRRARAYMDRGEYVPDSVTNAMVADRLAEDDAASGFLLDGYPRTADQVDALERMLSERGEALDVVVEITADADAVVERLLGRAAEQGRADDTEPVIRRRLEVYAEATAPLAAIYEDQGLLLRVDGMGGIDEVTDRIMAALAARLSV, from the coding sequence ATGAGCGCACGCATGGTCCTCCTAGGCCCCCCCGGAGCCGGCAAGGGCACCCAGGCCGCCCGCATCGGTCGGCGCCTGGGCATTCCGGCGATCTCCACCGGCGACATCTTCCGCGCCCACGTCGCCGGGAGCACCGAGCTGGGGCGGCGGGCCCGGGCCTATATGGACAGGGGCGAGTACGTCCCCGACTCGGTGACCAACGCCATGGTCGCGGACCGCCTCGCCGAGGACGACGCCGCCTCCGGCTTCCTCCTCGACGGCTACCCCCGCACCGCGGACCAGGTCGACGCCCTGGAGCGGATGCTCTCCGAGCGGGGCGAGGCCCTCGACGTCGTCGTCGAGATCACGGCCGACGCCGACGCCGTCGTCGAGCGCCTGCTGGGCCGCGCCGCCGAGCAGGGGCGCGCCGATGACACCGAGCCGGTCATCCGCCGTCGGCTCGAGGTCTACGCCGAGGCCACTGCGCCGCTGGCCGCGATCTACGAGGACCAGGGCCTGCTGCTGCGCGTGGACGGCATGGGCGGCATTGACGAGGTGACGGATCGGATTATGGCGGCCCTGGCCGCCCGGCTGAGTGTGTAG
- the rpmD gene encoding 50S ribosomal protein L30 — translation MAESAPKQTSRQLRVTQVRSGIGGTRRQRETLRTLGLRKIRQSVVREDNPSVRGMIATVHHLVTVEEA, via the coding sequence ATGGCCGAGTCCGCACCGAAGCAGACGAGCAGGCAGCTCAGGGTGACCCAGGTCCGCTCGGGCATTGGCGGCACCCGCCGTCAGCGCGAGACCCTGCGCACCCTGGGCCTGCGCAAGATCCGCCAGTCCGTCGTGCGCGAGGACAACCCCTCCGTGCGCGGCATGATCGCCACGGTGCACCACCTGGTCACCGTTGAGGAGGCCTGA
- the rpsE gene encoding 30S ribosomal protein S5 produces the protein MAAPQQDRSASSDGSARAADERRGEGRGRRDRNDRRDRRDRGNEDKYIERVVAINRVSKVVKGGRRFTFTALVVVGDGEGTVGVGYGKAKEVPSAIAKAVEIAKKNFFHVPMIRRSIPHLVQGEDSAGVVLLRPASPGTGVIAGGPVRAVMDCAGVHDILSKSLGSSNAINIVHATVDALKQLEQPEGVAARRGLPLEDVAPTSMLRARAEGEADRRAEAEKKEAARAAEGVDA, from the coding sequence ATGGCTGCACCGCAGCAAGACAGGTCCGCGTCGTCCGACGGCTCGGCCCGCGCCGCCGACGAGCGCCGGGGCGAGGGCCGCGGCCGCCGTGACCGCAATGACCGCCGCGACCGTCGCGACCGCGGCAACGAGGACAAGTACATCGAGCGCGTCGTCGCCATCAACCGCGTGTCCAAGGTCGTCAAGGGCGGCCGCCGCTTCACCTTCACGGCGCTGGTCGTCGTCGGCGACGGCGAGGGCACCGTGGGCGTGGGCTACGGCAAGGCGAAGGAGGTCCCCTCCGCCATCGCCAAGGCCGTCGAGATCGCCAAGAAGAACTTCTTCCACGTCCCCATGATCCGCCGCTCCATCCCGCACCTGGTCCAGGGCGAGGACTCCGCCGGAGTCGTTCTGCTGCGGCCCGCCTCCCCCGGGACCGGCGTTATCGCCGGCGGTCCGGTGCGCGCCGTCATGGACTGCGCCGGCGTCCACGACATCCTGTCGAAGTCGCTCGGCTCGTCCAACGCGATCAATATCGTTCACGCGACGGTCGACGCGCTCAAGCAGCTGGAGCAGCCCGAGGGCGTGGCCGCCCGACGCGGCCTGCCCCTGGAGGACGTCGCGCCGACGTCCATGCTGCGGGCCCGGGCCGAGGGCGAGGCCGACCGGCGCGCCGAGGCCGAGAAGAAGGAGGCCGCCAGGGCCGCCGAAGGAGTGGATGCGTGA
- the rplO gene encoding 50S ribosomal protein L15, with protein sequence MADTRKIESDGTGAPRPDRTRVIKLHHLRPAPGAKKAKTRVGRGEGSKGKTAGRGTKGTKARHQVRPGFEGGQMPLHMRLPKLRGFKNPNRVEYQPINVGRIAELFPAGGAVTVEDLIAAGAVRKNQLVKVLGGGDVDIKLEITADAWSGSAKEKIEAAGGSLTAR encoded by the coding sequence ATGGCTGACACCAGGAAGATCGAGTCGGACGGGACCGGGGCGCCCCGGCCCGACCGGACGCGGGTCATTAAGCTGCACCACCTGCGTCCCGCCCCCGGCGCCAAGAAGGCCAAGACCCGAGTGGGCCGGGGCGAGGGCTCCAAGGGCAAGACCGCCGGCCGCGGCACCAAGGGCACCAAGGCCCGCCACCAGGTCCGCCCCGGCTTCGAGGGCGGCCAGATGCCGCTGCACATGCGCCTGCCCAAGCTCCGCGGCTTCAAGAACCCCAACCGGGTGGAGTACCAGCCCATTAACGTCGGCCGCATCGCCGAGCTGTTCCCCGCGGGCGGCGCGGTCACGGTCGAGGACCTCATCGCCGCCGGCGCGGTTCGCAAGAACCAGCTGGTCAAGGTCCTGGGCGGGGGCGACGTCGACATCAAGCTGGAGATCACCGCCGACGCCTGGTCCGGCTCCGCCAAGGAGAAGATCGAGGCCGCCGGGGGCTCGCTCACCGCCCGCTGA
- the map gene encoding type I methionyl aminopeptidase — translation MFSRKRIELKTPDQVRHMRRAGLVVADIHAALREAVRPGVTTGELDAVCADVIEAAGARSNFLGYYDYPATVCVSVNDEVVHGIPGPRVLEAGDLVTFDCGAYVTDDDDVQWHGDAAFTTVVGGRYDGDLDRVLDRTTHQALWAAIAAVARAAAGQAVGRAQYLNAIGDAVEDAVEDAAERDGVRLGILEEYVGHGIGTRMHMAPDVLNYSVRRKGPRLRPGMVLAIEPMLTAGSARVRELDDGWTVVTQDGSRAAQWEHTVAIVPGGVWVLTAPDGGVEGLAPFGIEPRPVR, via the coding sequence GTGTTCTCCCGCAAGCGCATCGAGCTCAAGACCCCTGATCAGGTGCGCCACATGCGCCGCGCCGGGCTCGTGGTGGCGGACATCCACGCGGCCCTGCGCGAGGCGGTGCGCCCGGGCGTGACGACCGGCGAGCTGGACGCCGTGTGCGCCGACGTCATTGAGGCCGCGGGCGCCCGCTCGAACTTCCTGGGCTACTACGACTACCCGGCCACGGTGTGCGTGTCGGTCAATGACGAGGTCGTCCACGGCATCCCGGGCCCGCGGGTCCTGGAGGCCGGGGACCTGGTCACCTTCGACTGCGGCGCCTACGTCACCGACGACGACGATGTCCAGTGGCACGGCGACGCCGCCTTTACCACGGTCGTCGGCGGGCGCTACGACGGCGACTTGGACCGCGTCCTGGACCGCACCACCCACCAGGCCCTGTGGGCGGCCATCGCCGCCGTCGCCCGGGCCGCCGCGGGCCAGGCCGTCGGGCGCGCCCAGTACCTCAATGCCATTGGCGACGCCGTCGAGGACGCCGTCGAGGACGCCGCCGAGCGCGACGGCGTGCGCCTGGGCATTCTGGAGGAGTACGTCGGCCACGGCATCGGCACGCGGATGCACATGGCCCCGGACGTGCTCAATTACTCCGTCAGGCGCAAGGGCCCGCGCCTGCGGCCGGGCATGGTGCTGGCCATTGAGCCCATGCTCACCGCCGGGTCCGCCCGGGTCCGCGAGCTCGACGACGGCTGGACGGTCGTCACCCAGGACGGCTCGCGCGCCGCCCAGTGGGAGCACACGGTGGCCATTGTCCCCGGCGGGGTCTGGGTGCTCACGGCGCCCGACGGCGGTGTCGAGGGCCTGGCCCCCTTCGGGATCGAGCCCCGCCCGGTGCGCTGA
- the rpsQ gene encoding 30S ribosomal protein S17 — protein sequence MSEQTTTKTERPHRKVRRGYVLSDKMDKTVVVEVEERYTHSLYGKVLRRSKKVKVHDEHNEARPGDLVQIMETRPLSATKHWRLVEIIEKAK from the coding sequence GTGAGCGAGCAGACCACCACCAAGACCGAGCGGCCGCACCGCAAGGTGCGCCGCGGCTACGTCCTGAGCGACAAGATGGACAAGACCGTCGTCGTCGAGGTTGAGGAGCGCTACACGCACTCCCTGTACGGCAAGGTCCTCCGCCGTTCCAAGAAGGTCAAGGTCCACGACGAGCACAACGAGGCCCGCCCCGGCGACCTCGTCCAGATTATGGAGACCCGCCCGCTCAGCGCCACCAAGCACTGGCGGCTGGTCGAGATCATCGAGAAGGCCAAGTGA
- the rpmJ gene encoding 50S ribosomal protein L36 produces MKVKPSVKKICDSCKVIRRHGRVMVICDNPRHKQRQG; encoded by the coding sequence ATGAAGGTCAAGCCGAGCGTCAAGAAGATCTGCGACAGCTGCAAGGTGATCCGTCGCCACGGCCGCGTCATGGTCATCTGCGACAACCCGCGCCACAAGCAGCGCCAGGGCTGA
- the rplE gene encoding 50S ribosomal protein L5, which yields MADKTAPRLKTRYVEEVRPALREEFQHRNVMEIPRVVKVVVNMGVGEAAHDSKMIEGAVRDLAAITGQKPQVTRARKSIAQFKLRAGQPIGAYATVRGDRMWEFLDRLISISLPRIRDFRGLSPKQFDGNGNYTFGLTEQSVFHEIDADSIDRVRGMDITVVTTAKTDEEARSLLRRLGFPFKEK from the coding sequence ATGGCTGATAAGACCGCCCCCCGCCTGAAGACCAGGTACGTCGAGGAGGTGCGCCCCGCCCTGCGCGAGGAGTTCCAGCACCGCAACGTCATGGAGATCCCGCGCGTCGTCAAGGTCGTCGTCAATATGGGCGTGGGCGAGGCCGCCCACGATTCCAAGATGATCGAGGGCGCCGTGCGCGACCTCGCCGCCATCACCGGCCAGAAGCCGCAGGTCACCCGGGCCCGCAAGTCCATCGCCCAGTTCAAGCTGCGGGCGGGCCAGCCGATCGGCGCGTACGCCACCGTGCGCGGCGACCGCATGTGGGAGTTCCTCGACCGCCTCATCTCGATCTCGCTGCCCCGCATCCGCGACTTCCGCGGCCTGAGCCCCAAGCAGTTCGACGGCAATGGCAACTACACCTTCGGTCTCACCGAGCAGTCCGTGTTCCACGAGATCGACGCCGACTCCATCGACCGCGTGCGCGGCATGGACATCACCGTGGTGACCACGGCCAAGACCGACGAGGAGGCCCGCTCGCTGCTGCGCCGGCTCGGCTTCCCCTTCAAGGAGAAGTGA
- the rplP gene encoding 50S ribosomal protein L16, with amino-acid sequence MLIPRRTKFRKQHRPHRTGLSKGGNRIAFGDYAIQALEPAYLTNRQIEAARIAMTRHIKRGGKVWITVFPDRPLTKKPAETRMGSGKGAPEWWIANVKPGRILFELGGVDEALAREAMRRAQHKLPMKTRFVTREGGDV; translated from the coding sequence GTGCTCATCCCCCGCCGGACCAAGTTCCGCAAGCAGCACCGCCCGCACCGCACGGGCCTGTCCAAGGGCGGCAACCGGATCGCCTTCGGCGACTACGCCATCCAGGCCCTCGAGCCGGCCTATCTCACCAACCGCCAGATCGAGGCGGCCCGTATCGCCATGACCCGCCACATCAAGCGCGGCGGCAAGGTGTGGATCACCGTCTTCCCGGACCGCCCGCTGACCAAGAAGCCCGCCGAGACCCGCATGGGCTCGGGCAAGGGCGCGCCCGAGTGGTGGATCGCCAATGTCAAGCCCGGGCGCATCCTGTTCGAGCTGGGCGGCGTCGACGAGGCCCTCGCCCGCGAGGCCATGCGCCGCGCCCAGCACAAGCTTCCCATGAAGACCCGTTTCGTAACCCGTGAGGGCGGTGACGTCTGA
- the rpmC gene encoding 50S ribosomal protein L29, whose amino-acid sequence MPIGSQGLTPTDLDAMDNERLAEELSKAKAELFNLRFASATGQLEDHGRLKAVRRDIARIHTIVRERELGIRTAPSSQE is encoded by the coding sequence ATGCCTATCGGATCCCAGGGGCTGACCCCCACCGACTTGGACGCCATGGACAACGAGCGCCTCGCCGAGGAGCTGTCCAAGGCCAAGGCAGAGCTGTTCAACCTGCGCTTCGCCTCGGCGACCGGCCAGCTCGAGGACCACGGGCGCCTCAAGGCCGTGCGCCGCGACATCGCCCGCATCCACACCATTGTGCGCGAGCGCGAGCTCGGCATCCGTACCGCTCCGAGCAGTCAGGAGTAG
- the rplR gene encoding 50S ribosomal protein L18 has product MAYAIKRGKSKAIARKIRHQRVRKRVNGTPERPRLVVTRSNRHMVAQVVDDTIGHTLCSASTLEDVVKGVEGHKVGAAHKVGELIAERARALGIEAVVFDRGGNKYHGRVAAVAEGAREGGLRL; this is encoded by the coding sequence ATGGCTTACGCGATCAAGAGGGGCAAGTCCAAGGCCATCGCCCGCAAGATCCGCCACCAGCGCGTGCGCAAGCGCGTCAACGGCACCCCCGAGCGCCCGCGGCTGGTCGTCACCCGCTCCAACCGCCACATGGTCGCCCAGGTCGTCGACGATACGATCGGCCACACGCTGTGCTCCGCCTCCACGCTCGAGGACGTCGTCAAGGGCGTCGAGGGCCACAAGGTGGGCGCCGCCCACAAGGTCGGCGAGCTCATCGCCGAGCGCGCCCGGGCCCTGGGCATTGAGGCGGTCGTCTTCGACCGCGGCGGCAACAAGTACCACGGCCGCGTCGCGGCCGTCGCCGAGGGCGCCCGCGAGGGCGGACTGAGGCTCTGA
- the rplN gene encoding 50S ribosomal protein L14 — translation MIQQESRLKVADNTGAKEILCIRVLGGSGRRYAGIGDTIVATVKDAIPGGNVKKGEVVKAVVVRARKERRRPDGSYIRFDENAAVLLRNDGEPRGTRIFGPVGRELREKKFMRIVSLAPEVI, via the coding sequence ATGATCCAGCAGGAGTCGCGACTGAAGGTCGCCGACAACACCGGTGCCAAGGAGATCCTTTGCATCCGCGTGCTCGGCGGCTCGGGTCGGCGCTATGCGGGTATCGGCGACACCATCGTCGCCACCGTCAAGGACGCCATCCCCGGCGGTAACGTCAAGAAGGGCGAGGTCGTCAAGGCGGTCGTCGTGCGTGCCCGCAAGGAGCGCCGGCGCCCGGACGGCTCATACATCCGCTTCGACGAGAATGCCGCCGTCCTCCTCAGGAACGACGGGGAGCCGCGCGGTACGCGCATTTTCGGCCCCGTCGGCCGTGAGCTTCGCGAGAAGAAGTTCATGCGTATCGTCTCACTCGCCCCGGAGGTGATCTGA